One window of the Benincasa hispida cultivar B227 chromosome 3, ASM972705v1, whole genome shotgun sequence genome contains the following:
- the LOC120072715 gene encoding E3 ubiquitin-protein ligase RNF185-like, protein MANEFGESTSVPHQNSSWSTNSDTTNNDTGDFECNICFELAQDPIITLCGHLFCWPCLYRWLHHHSQCQECPVCKALVQEEKLVPLYGRGKIPSDPRLNRYPGIDIPSRPAGQRPQTAPPPVPNDFPNYGFGFTGGFMPMATARIGNFTLATAFGGLIPSLFNIQFHGFPDATVYGTTSGYPYAFNTFHGGHGHHFPQPSTRGQHADNVLKNLLLLVGVFVILALLWW, encoded by the coding sequence ATGGCGAATGAGTTTGGTGAATCAACAAGTGTGCCACATCAAAACTCATCTTGGTCTACTAATAGTGACACTACCAACAATGATACTGGTGATTTTGAATGCAATATTTGCTTTGAGTTAGCTCAAGACCCAATTATCACTCTTTGTGGTCATCTCTTTTGCTGGCCTTGTTTATATAGATGGCTACATCATCACTCACAATGTCAAGAATGTCCTGTTTGTAAGGCTCTTGTTCAAGAGGAGAAGTTGGTTCCCCTTTATGGTAGGGGTAAAATACCATCCGATCCAAGATTAAATAGATATCCTGGTATTGATATTCCAAGTCGTCCTGCTGGTCAAAGACCTCAAACAGCACCACCCCCTGTTCCCAATGACTTTCCAAATTATGGATTTGGATTCACTGGTGGCTTCATGCCAATGGCAACTGCAAGGATTGGTAACTTCACTTTAGCTACTGCTTTTGGTGGTCTGATCCCTTCTTTGTTCAACATCCAGTTTCATGGATTTCCTGATGCTACTGTCTATGGAACTACTTCTGGTTACCCTTATGCATTCAACACCTTCCATGGGGGTCATGGTCACCATTTTCCGCAACCGTCGACTCGAGGTCAGCATGCTGATAACGTACTGAAAAACCTCCTTTTACTTGTTGGTGTGTTTGTAATTCTTGCTTTGCTCTGGTGGTGA